The window CTTCTACTACTTTCTTTTTCAATTCTTCTTGCATTGTTGCCATTTTTTTCTGCAACATCTGAGCTTGGCGAATTAAATCTTGCATTACATCCTCCTCTAATAAAAAACTTTCAAAAGTTAACTTTTTACAACAGCTAATATTCTAGCATCAAACTCTTCAATAATTTTCTTTACTAAAGGATGTTCTTTTATCTCTTGATCATCCTTTTTCTCATTCAAAATTTTTTCAGTTCTTTTTTTTAACGTTAAATTTAAATTTTTCTCTAAAGAAATTTTATTTTCTATTTCACCTCTTTTATCTTCAATAATTAATTCTTCTACTCCTAATAACTTTGACAAATAAGCAAGATTAAAAAATAAAAGCTCTAAATCTAAAATGGGGTCAACATTTTTTAAAATAGTCCTCTGAGCTTCTACAACCATTTGCCAACTAGCATGAATTCTTTTTATTCCAAACTGTTTAGATAAGTTAATCCAGTAGTCTAATTTATCTCTTTCCCAACCTAAAATCTTATTTGCCTCATTTTTAAGTTGAGCAATTAAAAATAAATTACGCCAATACAATCCAAATTCTTTTATAAAAAAACCTAAATCCAGTCCCTGCTCTCTTAAATATTCCACTAAGTTGTGTAGCTCTATTAAATTTTCTTGAATTAAACTTTCAAACAATCTTTGAAATAATTCTTCTCCTGCCAACCCTAAAATTTTTCGCACATCTTCTTCTTGAAGTTCATTTCCTGATAAAGCCAAAACTTGAGCTAATAAAGACATTGAATCGCGAATAGAACCATCTGCTCTTTTTGCAATTAAACTAATAGCTTGGAGTTCATACTTTATGCCTTCTAAATTCAAAATATTTTGAAGATGAGACTCAATTTGACTTTGAGTCAAAGCATTAAACACATAATGCTGAGATCTACTAATAATAGTGATAGGAAATCTTTCTGGTTCTGTAGTAGCAAAAATAAAAACACAATGTTTGGGGGGTTCTTCTAAAGTCTTTAAAAAAGCATTAAAGGCTGCTTTTGAGAGCATATGAGCTTCATCAATAATAATGACTTTGTAGTTCCCAGAAATAGGAGGTAAAAAAACATCTTCTCTTAATTTTCGAACATTATCAACGCCTGTGTGAGATGCTCCATCTATTTCTAAGACATCAGGAGAAATGCCTTTAGTTATAGCAATGCAATTAGAACATTTATTACAAGGTTCAGCTGTAGGGAATTTTTCACAATTAATTGTTTTTGCTAAAATTCTTGCTATTGTTGTCTTTCCAACCCCTCTTGTCCCACTAAATAGATAAACATGGGCCACTTTGTTTTCCAAAGCAGCCCGCGAAAGAACCTGTTTTATAAAATCTTGCCCTACTACCTCGGCAAAGGTCTGAGGACGATATTTTCTAGTTAGCTGAATACTCATTTAAATCTCAAATTTAGTAAGCCAACCAGCGTATTTTAAATTATCACCCTTTACTATTTTAAAATATTCACTTTGTAATAATAATGCAGTTGGACCTGCTTGCCCACTTCCAATAACTCTTCGATCTACCTCTCTAATAGGAGTTACTTCTGCTGCTGTTCCACAGAAAAATGCTTCATCAGCACTATATAATTCATCTCTTGTAAAACGTTGTTCAACTACCTCATATCCCATGTCCTTAGCCAAAGTTATTAAACTATCTCGAGTTATTCCTGGTAAAATAGAATCTAAAGGAGGAGTTTTTATAATACTGTTACGAACAATAAATATATTTTCCCCAGTAGCTTCAGCAACATATCCTTCTGGATCAAGCATTAAAGCCTCATCATAACCATCTGCCACTGCTTCTCGTTTTGCCAAAACAGAATTAACATAATTACCACATACTTTTGCCTTGGTCATCATAATATTAACATGATGTCTTGTAAAAGAAGAAGTTTTTACTCTTATACCTTTTTTTAAGGCTTCTTCCCCTAAATAAGCTCCCCACGGCCAAACAGCTATAACTAAATGAACAGGATTTTTACCAGGATGCACTCCCATAGCTCCGCTACCAATAAAAGCTAAAGGACGAATATATCCTTCCTCTAGTTTATTTACTTTTAGAGTCTCTACAATAGCTTCTGCCACTTCTTCTACAGAAAATGGAATCTCCATTTCTACAGCTTTGGCAGAATGAAAAAGCCTTTGAACATGTTCTTTTAATCTAAAAACAGCAGATCCACCTTCTATACATTTATAGCATCTAATTCCCTCAAATACCCCCACACCATAATGTAAAGTATGAGTAAGTACATGAACATTAGCCTCTTCCCATGGTACTAATTCACCATCAAACCAAATTTTTTCTGTTTTTAACATAACGCCTCCACCCATTAAATTTTATATCTTTTCTTTAACTCCTTCCCCTAAAATATATTTTTAAGGGAACCATTTCCAGGTTAAAAAGATTCCTTATTTTATTTTCCAAAAACCTTTTATAGGAAGCTTTTATCAAACTAGGATTATTCACAAAAAACACAAACTCTGGTGGATAAACATCGGTCTGAGTAACATAATAAAATTTAAGCCTTTTACCTCTAACTATAGGAGGTTGATGTTTGTGTTGTACCTCTCTTAACAACCTATTTAACTCAGAGGTAGAAATCCTAATTCCTGATTTTTCCCAAACCTTCTCTGCTAAAGGAACAAGGCTACCCATCCCTGCTCTGGTTACAGTAGAGGTAAAAACTACAGGAACATAACTACAAAATCTCAGCTCATAAGCTATTTCTTCTTTTATTCTTTTTAACTCATTTTCTTTTAATAAATCAATTTTATTAACCAAAACAATAAACGGAATATGTTCTCTCTGCAAAAAAGAAATAAGTTTTTTGTCCTGATGGCATATACCTTCTAAAGCATCTACCATCAAAAAAACAATATCTGATCTTTTACTGGTTTTTAACGCCCTCAGAACACTAAATCGTTCTAAACTTCCTTCAATATTACTTTTACGCCTAACTCCTGGAGTATCAATTAAAATATAGTGCCTACCATTCTTTTCAATTACAAGATCCACACAATCTCTAGTTGTGCCAGGGACAGAACTAACTATTTGTTTTTTTCTTCCAAATAACTCATTAACTAAAGAAGATTTCCCTACATTTGGCCTTCCTAAGACACAAAGTTTTAGTCCTTGTTCCTCCATCTGAATGTTATCTTTACTTTGCACAAAAGGTAAATTTTCTACAACCTGATCCAATAAAAATCGCACATTATAACCATGAGCTGCGGATACAGCGACCATTGGAAACCCTAAACCATAAAAATCTGAAATTAAGAGATCTTCTTGCTCAAATCCATCTACTTTATTCACCACAAGTAAAGTATTTTTATTAGCTTGTCGGAGTAACCTCGCTACTTCTTTATCCTGAGGAGTAAGACCATCTTTTCCATCCACCACAAATAACACTAAATCTGCATCACTTAAGGCTTCTTCAGCCTGAACTAAAATCTCTTTTTCAAATTCATCCTCACCCTCTAAAACTAATCCTCCTGTGTCAACTAAAGCAAATTTTACTTTTTCATGTATTACCTCTCCGTAAATATTATCACGAGTAACACCTGGCAAATTATGAGTTAAGGATTTCTTTTTTTTAAGTAAACGATTAAATAATGTCGACTTACCAACGTTAGGTCGACCTAAAATTACTACTAAAGGTATCATCTTTTTCTTCTTCTAATGTATAAATATTTCCATAATGCAAAACTACTTTTACAATATTAGCCAATTTCTACAAAATTTAAAAATACAATAAAAAAATTAATCTCCCTTTTTAATACGCTCTGCAATCTCTTTAGCAACCTTAACGCCAGAGAGCAACATCCCGCCAAAGATTGGCCCCATTCTATAAGAACCAAAACAAGCATTAGCAGCCATCCCACATACATATATGCCAGGAAATGCCTCTTGAGTATTTTTTAATGTATTTTCTTCAGCCACCTCTGCCCACATAGATTTCTCTCCTTCTATTTCTCCTGAAGGAGTAAAAAGCTTTATATCATTCTTTCTAACCAATGTCTTTAAAACTTCTGTATCGTGTCCTGTAGCTTCAATTACAAACTTTGTTTCTAAAACTAAAGGATCTACATGTAAGCCAGCCATTTCTACAGGACTATAGTTTACTACCAAGCCAGAAACTCTTTTCTTACCATTCTCTTCTCGAATAACCACATCTTCTACACTCATACAATTAAATACTTTTACTCCAGCAAGACATGCCTTTGAAGCTAAAGTGGTAGTAGCCAAAACAGCATCTACAGTAAAATAACCCGTTTTATACTCTTTAGTAGGAATACCAAGATCTTCTAAAATTTCTCTACCTTGCTCCTGAACAACTATATAATTAAAGGTCATTCCACCTCCCCACATTCCTCCACCAATAGAAAGCTTTCGCTCAAATAAGGCCACTTTAAATCCCTCTTTAGCCAAATAATATCCTGCAGTCATTCCAGAAGGTCCGCCTCCAACTATAGCTACATCTAAAGAAAGACTACTTTTAAAGTCCTCAAAATAACGGGAAATAATGGCTTCTGAAATAATTTTCTCTTCTAACATATTATTCTCCTTATATTTTTTTCTACTCATAACATAAAATTATCATCTTTTTTTACCTAATTGCAACAAAATACATTCCTTACAGGATAAACAACCTTGAGTTAAAGGTAAAGAGTTTTCCTTTTATCCAAATAATCTCCCTATTTTTCCAAACTGTTAAATAAAAACACAAATATTAACAATTAAGTTTATATATTAAAAATGTAATTTAAAGAAAAATATTTTCCTAAGAATTTTAATTTTACCATTGACAAAAAAGAAAAAATCTACCAATCCTCTCAACTCTAACCTAGACAAACTAAAATATAGTATTGCAAGGCATCTATTTTATTGTTAAAAGATACTATGCTAAAAAAGATAATTAAATCAATATCTCTTGAATTTCCAGATCCAACCTTAGAACAAGCATTTAAACAAGAACAAATAAAAAATTATTTAAATTATATGCGATTTTCTATCCTGATAGGAGCACTTATATACATTTCCTTTACTCTTTTAGACCAAATTATTACGCCAGATGTAGCATACACTGCTAGACTAACTAGAATAATAGTTATTTCTATAATATTCTTTCCAATTTTTATATCAACCTTTTTTAAAAAATTTCATCAATATATTTATATTTTTTTAGTTATAATTATAATTTCAACAGCAGCAAGTATTATTTTTATAATGTATATATCGCATTCAAATTATGCTCATCTCCATTTTGCAGGAATAATTTTGGTATTTTTCTATTCTTATACATTTTCTCATCTATTGTTCAAATTTGTTAATATATCATCTATAGTAATATGGACAATTTATACTATATATGCTATTGGAAAATTCAATACAAATCATGTCTTATTTTTAATAGACACTAGCTTCCTTCTTGGATCTTTTATAGCATCTGTATATGCTGGATATTCTTTAGAACAATTTTCTAGGTTAAATTTCATAGCATTGAAAGAATTAAAAGAAGAAAAAGATAAATTAAAGCTTGCTAGTTTTATAGACTATTTAACAAAATTATATAATAGAAGATATATGGAAATACGTCTAAAAGAGGCAATAAATCTTTATCAAAGAGAAAAAATACCTATATCTATTCTATTTATCGATTTAGATAATTTTAAAATCATAAACGACAATTATGGACATGACTTTGGAGATATTGTTTTAAAACAAATAGCTATTACCATGAATACTGTATTGCGCGATAAAGATATTGTTTTTAGATATGGAGGAGATGAATTTTGTATTCTTCTATTTAATACTGATTTAAACCAAAGTCTTCAAATTGGAAGACGTATTTTAAATCAACTAAAAAATATAAAATATATCAATCAACATCCAGTCACTCTTAGTTTTAGTGGCGGGGGTCTTACTTTAAATCCTAAAATAAAAACAGTTAATGATATTATAAAAAAAGCAGATAATCTTCTTTATAAAGCAAAAAAACAAGGAAAAGCAACTTTACTAACTGAGAATCTATAACCCCTTAAAATCATAAGGAAACCTAAAAATATCTTTTTCTGTTATAATTGCAGAAACTAAATGTGCTGGTGTAATATCAAAAGCAAAGTTTAAAACATCTACATTATCAGGTATAATTTTTTTATCATTAATAAAAGCAACTTCTTTTTTAGGCCTTTGTTCTATATTTATATCATCTCCTTTAGCTGTATTAGGATCTATAGTATAAAGAGGTGCAGCTACATAAAAAGGTATATTATGTTCTTTTGCTAATAAAGCTACGCCATAAGTGCCAATCTTATTGGCAACATCTCCATTCACTGCTATACGATCAGCTCCCACAATGACTTTATTTATCATTTTATTTTTCATTAAAAAAGCACACGCATTATCGCAAGCAACTTTAACCTCTATCCCATCTTTTGCTAATTCATAAGCAGTAAGCCTTGCCCCTTGTAAAAAGGGTCTGGTTTCATTAGCAATAACCTTTATTTGTTTTCCTTGCTCTACAGCTGCCCTTATAACTCCAAGAGCGGTTCCATATCCACCTGTAGCAAGTGCCCCAGCATTACAATGAGTCATAACAACATCTCCATCCTCTAATAAATCAGCTCCTAATTTGCCCATTTTTTGATTTATTTCTATGTCAAATTCATGCAAAGAAGTAGCTTCTTTTGTCCAAAAATCATATATTAATTGGGGATCTTTTATTTGTAGGTCTTCTAATTTATGACGCATCATATTCACTGCCCAACTTAAATTTACAGCTGTTGGTCTTGATGCTGCAAGATTTTCTAATCCCCTATATAACTTACCTTGCCAATCATCATATTTGCTTATTTCTTTAATTAAAATACAACATCCATAAGCTGCAGTAATTCCAATTGCAGGTGCCCCCCGAATAACCATTTCTTTAAGAGCATAAATCACATCTGTTAAAGTTTTGCATATAAACCAATCTTCTTTTTCAGGTAAAAAGCGCTGATCTAATAATTTTAATATTCCATTCACCTTATCAAATTGAATATGATTCATTTTCTCCCTCTTTTATCTCGGCTAGACTAACTTTTTTTGTAAAATAGAATTAACTAGTTGTGGATTAGCCTTGCCTTTTGTTGCTTTCATAACTTGACCTACAAAAAATCCTTGAAGCTTTTTTTCTCCATTTTTATATCTTTCCACTTCTTTAGGAAAGTTATCTAATATTTTTTCAATAATAGCTTCTAATTCTGAGCTATCAGATATTTGAATTAAACCTTTTTCTTTTACATACTTTTCAGGATCATCACCTGATAATACCAAATGCTCAAAAATATTTTTACCTATTTTTCCACTAATAAGTCCCTTATTAATTAACTCAAGTAAATTATATAATTGAAAAGGTGTAAACTTTGACTCTTTTAAACCTAACTTATGCTCATGCAATACTCTTAAAAGCTCAGATAATATCCAATTACTTACTTTTTTAGGATTTGCTCCTAATTCTACAGTTTTTTCAAAAAAATCAGCCAAATCTTTCTCTGCTGTCAAAGTAAGGGCCTCATCTTGGCCTAATCCATAATTTTCCTTAAAGCGTTTAAATTTACTCTCTGGAAGCTCTGGCAGGCTCTTTTTAATCTCATTAATCCAATTTTCATCTAACACTAATGGTACTAAGTCAGGATCAGGAAAATAACGATAATCATGTGCCTCTTCTTTACTCCTCATGGGTTTAGTAATATTTTTTTGAGGATCGTAAAGTCTAGTTTCTTGAACAACTTCTTCTCCATCTAAAACCAAGTCTATTTGTCTCTCAATCTCATATTCTAAAGCTTTCTGAACATGTCGAAAAGAATTAATATTCTTTATCTCTGTTCTAATACCAAATGTATTTTCTCCTTTAGGCCTAATAGATACATTAGCATCGCACCGAAAGCTTCCTTCTTCCATGTTACCATCACAAATATCTAAATAGACCAAAATAGAACGCAAAGCTTTTAAATAAGAAACCGCCTCTTCAGGACTTCTTAAATCTGGTTCTGAAACTATTTCCAACAAAGGAACACCTGTTCTATTTAAATCTATAAAACTTTCTGAGCTAGAATGAATCGATTTACCAGCATCTTCCTCCATATGAATACGAGTGATCCCAATCTTTTTATCACCCTTATTAGTTTGAATAACAAGATACCCATGTTCAGCTATAGGCAATTCATATTGAGATATTTGATAACCTTTAGGCAAATCAGGATAAAAATAATTTTTTCTAGCAAATATAGAATAAGTATTTATTGTACAATTTACAGCTAATCCCATTTTTATAGCAAATTCTACAACCTTTTTATTTAAAATTGGTAAAACTCCTGGCATTCCTGTACATACAGGACAAGTATTAACATTTGGCTCATCACCAAAAGCTGTAGAGCAACTACAAAAAATTTTACTTTTAGTTTTAAGCTGCGCATGGACTTCTAACCCAATCACACTTTCAAATTCCATCCTTGCCTCCCTAATTATCAACTTACTATAAATGTATTTTTATTACTTTTTATTATATAATTCAGGATTTAAACTTGGATCGTTATACATTTTAAATTGAAAATAAACTTTTGGAACTTTTTTACCTAAAAAATATTCATCAATTAAATAAAATAAAGAATTTTTTAGATCTTTATGTTGCTCTTTTAAAATGTTTAACTTTTTTTTACAATTAATAACATGTTTATCATCAACATCTGTTCTAAACAACTGTTCATTCATATGATAAATTTTTAAACTTAAAATAGATAATCTATCTAATACTGAACCTATTGTTTCTGTATTATAAACTTTATATTTTACTGAAGGTAAAAATGGTAGTATATTATGCATTATCCACAAATCGATCTTTTCAATCCAATCATTCCTACATTGATTTAATTTATCAATATCTCTTTTACATTGAGCAATAACACTATCATCAACGTCAATACGTCTTGCCCTATCTTCAACATGCCATAATTTAAAATTACACAAATGTTCTCTTTTCACAATATTCTCTAAACTAAGATTATCTCTTATTTCAAATATATTGATGTCCTCTTCTTTTAAGTGCCATTCAACTACACTTTCAATTTGAAAACTAATACATTTATCAACTAAATTTTTAAATTTTTCTTTATTCATTTTTCCTCAATATCAAATATAACTTTATTCTATCTTTTAAGTGACCTGCTATAAATTCTGCCTTGTCTCCTGAACCACAAAAAAGATCTAAATGATCCTTTACAATAGCTCCTCCTGTATCTTGAGCTAAAAAGATAGAAGCAAATTTTTGCGAAACATCAGTTTGCAAAGGCAATTCTCCCTCTCCTATAACAATACTTCCCCAGGGCAAAAACGAATTATCACTAGCTACACTTACCCACGGTGTCAACGGCTGCGATATACACCCAAATGGCCCCTTATCTGCTAATTTAAAAAACACATAACTAGGATTGGCCCACATTAAATCATCTACTAACTCTGGATGCATTTCTAAGGTATGAAAAATTGTTTTAAGATTTACTTTCTCTGCTTTAAGCAATCCTTTTTTTACCAACACTCTTCCTAAAGAAACATACTGTCTACCATTCTTTCCAGCAAATAAAACATGTTTCACTGTTCCATCGGGAAATATAAGCCTTCCTGAGCCTTGAATATGTAAAAAAAATAGTTTCAC is drawn from Desulfonauticus submarinus and contains these coding sequences:
- the gatB gene encoding Asp-tRNA(Asn)/Glu-tRNA(Gln) amidotransferase subunit GatB translates to MREARMEFESVIGLEVHAQLKTKSKIFCSCSTAFGDEPNVNTCPVCTGMPGVLPILNKKVVEFAIKMGLAVNCTINTYSIFARKNYFYPDLPKGYQISQYELPIAEHGYLVIQTNKGDKKIGITRIHMEEDAGKSIHSSSESFIDLNRTGVPLLEIVSEPDLRSPEEAVSYLKALRSILVYLDICDGNMEEGSFRCDANVSIRPKGENTFGIRTEIKNINSFRHVQKALEYEIERQIDLVLDGEEVVQETRLYDPQKNITKPMRSKEEAHDYRYFPDPDLVPLVLDENWINEIKKSLPELPESKFKRFKENYGLGQDEALTLTAEKDLADFFEKTVELGANPKKVSNWILSELLRVLHEHKLGLKESKFTPFQLYNLLELINKGLISGKIGKNIFEHLVLSGDDPEKYVKEKGLIQISDSSELEAIIEKILDNFPKEVERYKNGEKKLQGFFVGQVMKATKGKANPQLVNSILQKKLV
- a CDS encoding GGDEF domain-containing protein, translating into MLKKIIKSISLEFPDPTLEQAFKQEQIKNYLNYMRFSILIGALIYISFTLLDQIITPDVAYTARLTRIIVISIIFFPIFISTFFKKFHQYIYIFLVIIIISTAASIIFIMYISHSNYAHLHFAGIILVFFYSYTFSHLLFKFVNISSIVIWTIYTIYAIGKFNTNHVLFLIDTSFLLGSFIASVYAGYSLEQFSRLNFIALKELKEEKDKLKLASFIDYLTKLYNRRYMEIRLKEAINLYQREKIPISILFIDLDNFKIINDNYGHDFGDIVLKQIAITMNTVLRDKDIVFRYGGDEFCILLFNTDLNQSLQIGRRILNQLKNIKYINQHPVTLSFSGGGLTLNPKIKTVNDIIKKADNLLYKAKKQGKATLLTENL
- a CDS encoding sulfide-dependent adenosine diphosphate thiazole synthase, producing MLEEKIISEAIISRYFEDFKSSLSLDVAIVGGGPSGMTAGYYLAKEGFKVALFERKLSIGGGMWGGGMTFNYIVVQEQGREILEDLGIPTKEYKTGYFTVDAVLATTTLASKACLAGVKVFNCMSVEDVVIREENGKKRVSGLVVNYSPVEMAGLHVDPLVLETKFVIEATGHDTEVLKTLVRKNDIKLFTPSGEIEGEKSMWAEVAEENTLKNTQEAFPGIYVCGMAANACFGSYRMGPIFGGMLLSGVKVAKEIAERIKKGD
- the dnaX gene encoding DNA polymerase III subunit gamma/tau codes for the protein MSIQLTRKYRPQTFAEVVGQDFIKQVLSRAALENKVAHVYLFSGTRGVGKTTIARILAKTINCEKFPTAEPCNKCSNCIAITKGISPDVLEIDGASHTGVDNVRKLREDVFLPPISGNYKVIIIDEAHMLSKAAFNAFLKTLEEPPKHCVFIFATTEPERFPITIISRSQHYVFNALTQSQIESHLQNILNLEGIKYELQAISLIAKRADGSIRDSMSLLAQVLALSGNELQEEDVRKILGLAGEELFQRLFESLIQENLIELHNLVEYLREQGLDLGFFIKEFGLYWRNLFLIAQLKNEANKILGWERDKLDYWINLSKQFGIKRIHASWQMVVEAQRTILKNVDPILDLELLFFNLAYLSKLLGVEELIIEDKRGEIENKISLEKNLNLTLKKRTEKILNEKKDDQEIKEHPLVKKIIEEFDARILAVVKS
- the mtnA gene encoding S-methyl-5-thioribose-1-phosphate isomerase, with product MNHIQFDKVNGILKLLDQRFLPEKEDWFICKTLTDVIYALKEMVIRGAPAIGITAAYGCCILIKEISKYDDWQGKLYRGLENLAASRPTAVNLSWAVNMMRHKLEDLQIKDPQLIYDFWTKEATSLHEFDIEINQKMGKLGADLLEDGDVVMTHCNAGALATGGYGTALGVIRAAVEQGKQIKVIANETRPFLQGARLTAYELAKDGIEVKVACDNACAFLMKNKMINKVIVGADRIAVNGDVANKIGTYGVALLAKEHNIPFYVAAPLYTIDPNTAKGDDINIEQRPKKEVAFINDKKIIPDNVDVLNFAFDITPAHLVSAIITEKDIFRFPYDFKGL
- the der gene encoding ribosome biogenesis GTPase Der — protein: MIPLVVILGRPNVGKSTLFNRLLKKKKSLTHNLPGVTRDNIYGEVIHEKVKFALVDTGGLVLEGEDEFEKEILVQAEEALSDADLVLFVVDGKDGLTPQDKEVARLLRQANKNTLLVVNKVDGFEQEDLLISDFYGLGFPMVAVSAAHGYNVRFLLDQVVENLPFVQSKDNIQMEEQGLKLCVLGRPNVGKSSLVNELFGRKKQIVSSVPGTTRDCVDLVIEKNGRHYILIDTPGVRRKSNIEGSLERFSVLRALKTSKRSDIVFLMVDALEGICHQDKKLISFLQREHIPFIVLVNKIDLLKENELKRIKEEIAYELRFCSYVPVVFTSTVTRAGMGSLVPLAEKVWEKSGIRISTSELNRLLREVQHKHQPPIVRGKRLKFYYVTQTDVYPPEFVFFVNNPSLIKASYKRFLENKIRNLFNLEMVPLKIYFRGRS
- a CDS encoding branched-chain amino acid transaminase, with amino-acid sequence MLKTEKIWFDGELVPWEEANVHVLTHTLHYGVGVFEGIRCYKCIEGGSAVFRLKEHVQRLFHSAKAVEMEIPFSVEEVAEAIVETLKVNKLEEGYIRPLAFIGSGAMGVHPGKNPVHLVIAVWPWGAYLGEEALKKGIRVKTSSFTRHHVNIMMTKAKVCGNYVNSVLAKREAVADGYDEALMLDPEGYVAEATGENIFIVRNSIIKTPPLDSILPGITRDSLITLAKDMGYEVVEQRFTRDELYSADEAFFCGTAAEVTPIREVDRRVIGSGQAGPTALLLQSEYFKIVKGDNLKYAGWLTKFEI
- a CDS encoding DUF4254 domain-containing protein, which codes for MNKEKFKNLVDKCISFQIESVVEWHLKEEDINIFEIRDNLSLENIVKREHLCNFKLWHVEDRARRIDVDDSVIAQCKRDIDKLNQCRNDWIEKIDLWIMHNILPFLPSVKYKVYNTETIGSVLDRLSILSLKIYHMNEQLFRTDVDDKHVINCKKKLNILKEQHKDLKNSLFYLIDEYFLGKKVPKVYFQFKMYNDPSLNPELYNKK